In Enterobacter sp. 638, a single window of DNA contains:
- the bcsO gene encoding cellulose biosynthesis protein BcsO, with amino-acid sequence MNHYDDLQRFKDKTRNQALDFKDFSGQNQVSEQGSWAILNQLLPATETNALAAGGHVSLSVPQPVTPEAFALTDAAFVPDRVVIETVSHDAPSILHDVAEQLAVTLDTVSAAPAPAPAPAPDSTRAVMPAPAPAEVNFSRLFAPATNTPKPTAEKNQPLNSLLERIATCR; translated from the coding sequence ATGAATCATTATGATGATTTGCAGCGATTTAAGGACAAAACGCGCAATCAGGCGCTCGATTTTAAAGACTTCTCCGGACAAAATCAGGTGAGCGAGCAAGGAAGTTGGGCCATTCTTAATCAACTTCTTCCTGCAACGGAAACAAATGCCCTTGCCGCCGGAGGACACGTCTCTTTATCCGTTCCTCAACCTGTCACTCCAGAGGCATTTGCGCTGACGGATGCTGCCTTCGTGCCCGATAGGGTTGTGATTGAGACGGTGTCTCATGATGCCCCTTCGATATTACATGACGTTGCCGAACAGCTTGCCGTTACGCTTGACACTGTCTCTGCTGCACCTGCACCTGCACCTGCACCTGCACCTGATTCGACTCGTGCCGTTATGCCTGCGCCTGCTCCGGCTGAGGTGAATTTCTCGCGTCTGTTCGCTCCTGCGACGAACACCCCGAAGCCCACCGCTGAAAAAAATCAGCCCCTGAATTCCCTGCTGGAAAGGATCGCCACATGCCGTTAG
- the bcsQ gene encoding cellulose biosynthesis protein BcsQ encodes MPLVCICSPKGGVGKTTMTANLAYALARSGSKVLALDFDVQNALRLHFGVPLSDTRGYVARAAESSDWSQFVLTAGGNLFVLPYGDATEPQRMAFEERLTHDEHFLTRGLSTLLNYPGLIIIADFPPGPSPALKAMSRLADLHLITLMADTASLSLLPQIENQRLTGGALNHKAGHYFILNQSDNRRQISRDVTAFVENKLGDKLLGVVHRDESVGEANASQQSVFDFSPASAAAFDIELIAKKVAGILGVKVGDGTVHTLPRHSGF; translated from the coding sequence ATGCCGTTAGTTTGCATTTGTTCGCCAAAAGGCGGCGTGGGTAAGACGACCATGACCGCAAATCTGGCCTATGCGCTCGCGCGCTCGGGAAGCAAGGTTTTAGCGCTGGATTTCGATGTGCAAAACGCGCTGCGTCTGCATTTTGGCGTGCCGCTTTCCGACACCCGTGGCTACGTTGCTCGAGCAGCAGAATCCTCCGACTGGAGTCAGTTTGTGCTGACTGCTGGTGGAAACCTGTTTGTACTCCCATACGGTGATGCCACCGAACCGCAACGCATGGCGTTTGAAGAACGCCTCACCCATGATGAGCATTTCCTCACGCGCGGTTTAAGCACCCTTTTGAATTATCCGGGGCTGATTATTATTGCCGATTTCCCACCGGGACCGTCGCCAGCCTTAAAAGCAATGTCGCGCCTGGCGGATCTGCATTTGATTACGCTGATGGCGGACACCGCTTCACTTTCTCTGTTGCCACAAATTGAGAATCAACGCCTGACGGGCGGCGCGCTCAATCATAAAGCTGGGCACTATTTTATCCTCAATCAAAGCGACAACCGCCGACAGATCAGTCGTGACGTGACGGCCTTTGTCGAAAATAAACTTGGCGACAAATTGTTGGGCGTTGTGCACCGCGACGAAAGCGTTGGCGAAGCAAATGCCTCCCAACAGTCCGTATTTGACTTCAGTCCGGCATCCGCTGCGGCCTTCGACATTGAGCTTATTGCCAAAAAAGTCGCGGGTATTCTTGGGGTGAAAGTGGGTGACGGTACTGTTCACACCCTTCCGCGTCATTCAGGGTTCTAA
- the bcsA gene encoding UDP-forming cellulose synthase catalytic subunit, giving the protein MKKFLFILLALAMIPVALLIIITPMDSQKQYIFGFISIGLLFLMGFSKRRSISVIMVVMSLLMSTRYMYFRLTQTLHFNSEIETILGMGLFLAEVYVWVLLLLNYLQTVWPLKREIVPLPDDMSKWPTVDVYIPTYNESLDVVRDTVLAAQCIDYPRDKMKIYLLDDGKRREFAVFAADVGVGYITRNDNSHAKAGNLNHAMKLTQGELITVFDCDHVATRIFLQATVGGFLKDPKLALVQTPHYFYSPDPFERNLSVGRNIPNEGTLFYGPIQQGNDNWNATFFCGSCAVIRRSALEEIGGFAVETVTEDAHTALKMQRLGWKSAFLDIPLAAGLATERLVLHVIQRTRWARGMTQIFRLDNPLLGRGLTIQQRLCYLSAMLYYQFALPRIAFLTAPLAYLLFNLNIIHSSAGLVFAYALPHLFLAIYLNSRMNGRYRYSFWGEIYDLVLAFHLVLPTAVTMIFPKRGKFNVTDKGALLNVGYFDFRVVRPHLVIAILLAIGVIAGIVRACAHDYYGVDPSVIALNVGWGLYSLIFLLAAIAVARETRQTRKTIRIDVKIPVLIHYASGISSRSQTADLSMGGCRIELPDERHLTDEIEEVELLLQSGAISIPVKVVATDEEYIRLMFEDIPLARRRELVRVVLARADAWIQPPKPQDNPFRSLLTIVRCVFDLFWLTWKTRRENRRAQAQVQEDGNA; this is encoded by the coding sequence ATGAAAAAGTTTCTATTTATTTTGCTGGCCTTAGCAATGATTCCTGTTGCCTTGCTCATCATCATCACGCCGATGGACAGCCAGAAACAATATATCTTTGGCTTTATTAGTATTGGCCTTCTGTTTTTAATGGGCTTTAGCAAAAGACGCAGTATTTCCGTGATTATGGTGGTGATGTCATTATTGATGTCGACCCGCTATATGTATTTCCGCCTGACGCAAACCCTGCATTTTAATTCTGAGATTGAAACAATACTCGGCATGGGGTTATTTCTGGCGGAAGTCTACGTCTGGGTGCTTTTGCTGCTCAACTACCTGCAAACCGTCTGGCCGCTGAAGCGTGAAATTGTCCCGCTGCCCGACGACATGTCGAAATGGCCGACGGTTGACGTCTACATCCCAACCTATAACGAATCGCTGGACGTGGTGCGTGATACGGTGCTGGCCGCGCAGTGTATCGACTACCCGCGCGACAAAATGAAAATCTACCTGCTCGATGACGGGAAGCGCCGTGAGTTTGCCGTCTTCGCGGCAGACGTTGGTGTGGGTTATATCACCCGTAACGACAACTCCCACGCCAAAGCGGGTAACCTGAACCACGCGATGAAGCTGACGCAGGGCGAGCTGATCACGGTATTTGACTGTGACCACGTCGCCACGCGTATTTTCCTGCAAGCCACTGTGGGCGGGTTCCTGAAAGATCCCAAGCTGGCGCTGGTGCAAACGCCGCACTATTTCTATTCGCCAGATCCGTTCGAACGCAACCTCTCCGTCGGGCGAAATATCCCGAATGAAGGGACGCTGTTCTACGGCCCGATTCAGCAGGGCAATGACAACTGGAACGCCACGTTCTTCTGCGGCTCCTGTGCGGTTATCCGCCGTAGCGCCTTGGAAGAGATCGGCGGCTTCGCCGTGGAAACCGTCACCGAAGATGCGCACACCGCGTTGAAAATGCAGCGCCTCGGCTGGAAATCCGCCTTCCTCGATATTCCCCTGGCCGCCGGTCTTGCCACCGAACGCCTGGTTCTGCACGTCATCCAGCGTACCCGCTGGGCGCGCGGCATGACGCAAATTTTCCGTCTGGATAACCCACTCTTAGGCCGTGGGCTGACGATTCAGCAGCGCCTGTGCTACCTCAGCGCCATGCTCTATTATCAGTTCGCACTGCCGCGCATCGCGTTCTTAACCGCGCCGCTGGCCTATCTGCTGTTCAACCTCAACATTATTCACTCGTCGGCGGGCCTGGTGTTTGCCTATGCGCTGCCGCACCTGTTCCTGGCGATTTACCTCAACTCGCGAATGAACGGCCGCTATCGCTACAGCTTCTGGGGTGAAATCTACGATCTGGTGCTGGCATTCCACCTGGTATTGCCAACCGCCGTGACCATGATTTTCCCGAAGCGCGGCAAGTTCAACGTGACGGATAAAGGCGCGCTGCTTAACGTCGGCTACTTCGATTTCAGGGTCGTGCGCCCGCATCTGGTGATCGCCATTCTGCTGGCCATCGGCGTTATTGCCGGTATTGTTCGCGCATGCGCCCACGACTACTACGGCGTCGATCCCAGCGTTATCGCGCTCAATGTCGGTTGGGGGCTTTACAGCCTGATCTTCCTGCTGGCGGCGATTGCCGTCGCCCGTGAAACGCGCCAGACGCGCAAAACTATTCGTATCGACGTCAAAATCCCGGTGCTGATTCACTACGCCAGCGGGATCTCTTCCCGCAGCCAGACGGCGGATTTATCGATGGGCGGTTGCCGTATCGAACTACCGGATGAACGCCATCTGACGGATGAAATCGAAGAAGTGGAACTCCTGCTGCAATCGGGGGCGATCAGCATCCCGGTGAAAGTGGTCGCCACAGACGAAGAGTATATCCGCCTGATGTTTGAAGATATTCCGCTGGCACGCCGCCGTGAACTGGTGCGTGTGGTGCTGGCTCGCGCTGATGCGTGGATCCAGCCGCCAAAACCGCAGGATAATCCGTTCCGTTCGCTGCTGACGATCGTGCGCTGCGTATTTGATCTCTTCTGGCTGACGTGGAAAACGCGCCGGGAGAACCGCCGCGCGCAAGCGCAGGTGCAGGAGGACGGCAACGCATGA
- the bcsB gene encoding cellulose biosynthesis cyclic di-GMP-binding regulatory protein BcsB, with amino-acid sequence MKHLTKLTLLAASLFALPLHGEETSVEALLPVEMPAPTAPVLANFVPSTVNSISVAQMGQPQGLVLSGGQLQGGMNFTLPVDQVITNAQLSLNLKVSPAMATRNATMQLMLNGQPLGTVPLGAADSDVSRFQLDIPAALLVSSNSLSFKINDGDAMQCQRDLSEKYRVTILPDSRFDLEGQQLDIGADLSHFPRPFFDSMQMTPATIAFAFGPTLSSDTLGAAASISSWLGIQADYRGVSFAALHDTLPEKNGILIGHPGEKIGGLTLPQSSQPMLQIIDNPANPVYKLLLIVGNDEAALRTAAWRLTRGNFTQQTASMAIPTQTIPASKPYDAPRWIPTDRPVKLSELIRKDQSLTVTGIWHAPLRVAFRAAPDLFLWDGETIPLHIGYRFPTESWIDENKSWLSMTMNDTFLHNLPVNKQGALETLWHKVGGDARQEKFDMPLEPYMIYGDNQLSLYFNITAKENAPCSVLMNNNIKSRIDEDSWIDLSHTRHFSLLPNLSYFVGASFPFTRLADYSQTVLLLPEQPTETQIATLLDMAARSGNATGTALYNNRVVLGVPTAGGNLELLRTRDVLAVSGMAQHDFNQALLSGSPFTSHDNTLGVRTPSTWQKLQRWLAGDWTSDGVEADRYFSSNEAWRGFVSFRSPWSSDRLVVMALGSNDEQLARLHDDLTSARINAGIRGDAAIITNENGVRSFRVGSQFPSGEMPTQMMIVWYANQHSALLAILGLIMSTLCGLGLYAWLKKRARKRLNPETGK; translated from the coding sequence ATGAAGCATCTGACCAAACTGACTTTGCTGGCGGCTTCCTTATTTGCGCTGCCGCTGCATGGCGAAGAAACCTCTGTTGAGGCGCTCTTGCCGGTAGAAATGCCCGCGCCGACCGCGCCAGTGCTGGCCAATTTTGTGCCGTCCACGGTAAACAGTATCAGCGTGGCGCAGATGGGCCAGCCGCAGGGCCTGGTGCTCAGCGGCGGCCAGTTACAGGGCGGGATGAACTTCACTCTGCCGGTCGATCAGGTCATCACCAACGCGCAGTTGTCGCTAAACCTGAAAGTCTCTCCGGCAATGGCAACGCGCAACGCCACCATGCAGCTTATGCTCAACGGCCAGCCGCTCGGCACCGTGCCGCTGGGTGCGGCGGACAGCGACGTGTCTCGCTTCCAGCTGGATATCCCCGCTGCGCTGTTGGTATCCAGCAACAGCCTGAGCTTTAAGATTAACGATGGCGATGCGATGCAGTGCCAGCGCGATCTGTCGGAAAAATACCGCGTCACCATCCTGCCGGATTCTCGCTTTGATTTGGAAGGCCAGCAGCTTGATATCGGCGCGGATCTCAGCCATTTCCCACGCCCGTTCTTTGATTCGATGCAGATGACACCCGCCACGATTGCTTTCGCTTTTGGGCCAACGCTCAGCAGCGATACGCTCGGTGCAGCGGCATCGATCTCCTCCTGGCTCGGCATTCAGGCGGATTATCGCGGCGTCTCATTTGCCGCGCTGCACGACACGCTACCCGAGAAAAATGGCATTCTGATTGGCCATCCGGGCGAGAAAATCGGCGGCCTGACGCTGCCGCAGTCTTCTCAGCCGATGCTGCAGATTATCGATAACCCGGCGAACCCGGTTTATAAACTGCTGCTGATCGTCGGTAACGATGAAGCCGCGCTGCGCACCGCCGCATGGCGACTGACGCGGGGCAATTTCACGCAGCAAACCGCCAGCATGGCGATCCCCACGCAGACGATCCCGGCCAGCAAACCTTACGACGCGCCGCGCTGGATCCCAACCGATCGTCCGGTGAAACTCTCAGAGCTGATCCGCAAGGATCAAAGCCTGACCGTCACCGGGATCTGGCATGCGCCGCTGCGCGTGGCATTCCGCGCGGCCCCGGATCTGTTCCTGTGGGATGGCGAAACCATTCCGCTGCATATCGGCTACCGTTTCCCGACCGAAAGTTGGATCGACGAGAACAAGTCCTGGCTCAGCATGACCATGAACGACACATTCCTGCACAACCTGCCGGTCAACAAACAGGGCGCGCTGGAAACGCTGTGGCATAAAGTGGGTGGCGACGCGCGGCAGGAGAAGTTCGACATGCCGCTGGAGCCATACATGATTTACGGTGACAACCAGCTGTCGCTCTATTTCAACATCACGGCGAAAGAGAACGCGCCGTGTAGCGTGCTGATGAACAACAACATCAAGAGCCGCATCGACGAAGATTCGTGGATCGATCTGAGCCACACGCGCCACTTCTCGCTCTTGCCGAATCTTTCCTATTTTGTCGGCGCATCCTTCCCGTTCACGCGTCTGGCCGATTATTCGCAAACCGTTCTGCTGCTGCCTGAGCAGCCGACCGAAACGCAAATCGCCACGCTGCTGGATATGGCGGCGCGTTCCGGCAATGCCACCGGCACGGCGCTGTACAACAACCGCGTAGTGCTCGGCGTACCGACGGCGGGTGGTAACCTCGAACTGCTGCGCACGCGGGATGTTCTGGCGGTCAGCGGCATGGCGCAGCACGACTTCAACCAGGCACTGTTGAGCGGTTCACCGTTTACTTCCCATGACAACACGCTGGGCGTCCGCACCCCGTCAACGTGGCAGAAACTGCAACGCTGGCTGGCGGGCGACTGGACATCTGATGGTGTCGAAGCCGACCGCTATTTCTCCTCGAACGAAGCGTGGCGCGGGTTTGTCAGCTTCCGTTCCCCGTGGAGTAGCGATCGTCTGGTGGTGATGGCGCTCGGCAGTAACGACGAGCAGTTAGCCCGTCTGCATGACGATTTAACTTCTGCGCGCATCAACGCTGGGATTCGCGGTGACGCGGCCATTATCACCAACGAAAACGGCGTACGCAGCTTCCGCGTGGGGTCGCAGTTCCCGAGCGGCGAAATGCCGACCCAGATGATGATTGTCTGGTACGCCAACCAGCACTCGGCGCTGCTGGCGATTCTGGGGCTGATCATGAGTACGCTTTGCGGTCTGGGGCTGTATGCCTGGCTGAAAAAGCGCGCGCGTAAGCGTTTGAATCCGGAGACAGGAAAGTGA
- a CDS encoding cellulose biosynthesis protein BcsC, whose translation MKKITIKSAICLSGLLAFGSSAYAAQNDAALKALFDQANYWHEKSHDDLASESLKKVLMVDANNTQALYLMALWAQQNGDLQGAAQWRARLAKVSPGDAGLQSLDNAKQMTQVPQGTLTLARQQARSGNIPAALATWKTLFSGDTPPASLAPEYYQTMGSDKSLYPQALAELQRFAAQNPQDNAARVALGKMLTWQESTRRDGIIQLQQMASGSKDADAGLRQALLWLGPKAGDEQFYDTWLQRHPQDSEVQAYYRKNIGGAAKGEGYTALNSGNTDAAKRQFEQVLQTNPQDADALAGMGYIAQRSGDYQAAAQYLGRAASQGGDASTARQTQADDAAFYGQLAQAQQALKEGNVSQALALSAPLVQQSGERGTAAKLFRADVLRHNKDYPQAEQTLRELINQQPQNGAARENLYYVLKEQNKTEDAQAMLRTLPESLQAKLQPRVVAGLPGDPIRRQAQQAAANGNTEQAIGILRQGIARLPDDPWLRLDLARLLQKSGADGEAAAVMQPASRPGAGASSLYAAALFASESGAWQQSQTLLSRVSPASQTPQMRELALRVNTNLQMATAERYLAQGNSVAAANTLKTLSARPPESPADAGKLARMLAQSGDLTTAVSVVRSNMREGVKGNAGDYADQVAVLNQAGLNGEAQSFLSNPELLSRSTPTQLAGVRNGYVINEADQLREQGNYAAAYDKLIRALQSDPQNTDLMFAMARLYQTGKMNKEAGVVYDYLMTRDTPTQDARVGAIDVALAEDNVVKAKQLANGLQSDTSPQRLILLARLEEAQGNHQQAMTYLRSARGKLLGLQSTNSSATPTMGGLLLADNPFMTTSRSSQAVGATTSSDSALPWQLAQTAREPGTTLPGTTRTDLPQETVQSRTLRQVDDMMQRMDEQTGMWLQGGVEVRGRDGESGTSKLTEAKAPLTWSSSPFGESRFEFTATPVTLSAGSASGDAWRRYGTNPLANALSNVSTAVKAALNDNVNGPAFTDLSAYQDASNFTPFTEPGYERFDRLLNSPQLTALSQSTYKPNSGEKISESTDSQKANGVELNMALSGKDYKLDIGSTPLGQDLSTLVGGVKWSPKLTNYLSVILTGERRAVTDSLLSYVGMKDKYSGETWGRVTKNGGTAQLSFDDGDAGFYVGGGGYSYLGENVASNTSINANAGVYVRPYHDDFRQVQTGISIGWMDFSKNLSQFTMGQGGYFSPQNYVSVSLPVDYSQKFDNWKLNLGGSVGYQSYSQDSSDYFPDSPDGQKALETLADLGFTKEAQYKGTSESGIGYTMRAGVDYNVNKDMTIGGKVGYDTFGSYNESTAGLYFRYMLGDK comes from the coding sequence GTGAAAAAAATAACCATTAAATCGGCAATCTGTCTCTCCGGCTTGCTGGCATTTGGATCGTCGGCTTATGCGGCGCAAAACGATGCGGCGCTGAAAGCGTTGTTCGACCAGGCCAACTACTGGCACGAAAAATCCCATGACGATCTGGCGAGCGAATCGCTCAAAAAGGTGTTGATGGTAGATGCCAACAACACCCAAGCGCTGTATCTGATGGCGCTCTGGGCGCAGCAAAACGGTGATTTGCAGGGGGCGGCGCAGTGGCGTGCGCGGCTGGCAAAAGTCTCGCCGGGCGATGCGGGTTTGCAATCGCTGGATAATGCCAAACAGATGACGCAAGTCCCGCAGGGCACGCTGACCCTGGCCCGTCAGCAGGCGCGGAGCGGCAATATTCCCGCCGCGCTGGCGACCTGGAAAACGCTGTTCAGCGGTGACACGCCGCCTGCAAGTCTGGCGCCCGAGTATTACCAGACCATGGGCAGCGATAAATCACTCTATCCACAGGCGCTCGCGGAATTACAGCGCTTTGCGGCGCAAAACCCGCAGGACAACGCCGCGCGCGTGGCGCTGGGCAAAATGCTGACCTGGCAGGAAAGCACGCGCCGCGACGGGATTATCCAGTTACAACAAATGGCGAGCGGCAGCAAAGACGCGGATGCCGGTTTACGTCAGGCGCTGCTGTGGCTGGGACCTAAAGCGGGTGACGAGCAGTTCTACGACACCTGGCTGCAACGCCATCCGCAGGACAGCGAAGTGCAGGCGTACTATCGCAAAAACATCGGCGGTGCCGCGAAAGGCGAAGGCTATACCGCGCTGAACAGCGGCAATACCGACGCGGCAAAACGTCAGTTTGAGCAGGTGCTGCAAACCAACCCGCAGGACGCCGACGCGCTGGCGGGAATGGGGTATATCGCGCAGCGCAGCGGTGACTATCAGGCGGCTGCGCAATATCTCGGCCGCGCCGCCAGCCAGGGTGGAGACGCGTCAACGGCGCGCCAAACGCAGGCCGACGACGCCGCATTTTACGGTCAGCTCGCCCAAGCGCAGCAGGCGCTGAAAGAGGGCAACGTCAGCCAGGCGCTGGCGCTCTCTGCACCGCTGGTGCAGCAAAGTGGCGAACGTGGAACGGCGGCCAAACTGTTCCGCGCCGACGTGCTGCGCCATAACAAAGACTATCCGCAGGCCGAACAAACGCTGCGTGAGTTGATTAACCAGCAGCCGCAAAACGGCGCGGCGCGGGAAAATCTCTATTACGTTCTGAAAGAGCAGAACAAAACGGAAGACGCACAGGCGATGCTACGCACGTTGCCAGAGAGTTTGCAGGCGAAGCTCCAGCCGCGTGTGGTGGCGGGTTTGCCGGGCGATCCGATTCGTCGTCAGGCGCAGCAGGCGGCGGCCAACGGCAATACTGAACAGGCGATCGGCATTCTGCGTCAGGGTATTGCGCGTTTACCGGATGACCCATGGTTGCGTCTCGATCTGGCGCGCTTGCTGCAAAAATCAGGTGCGGATGGCGAAGCTGCGGCGGTGATGCAGCCCGCATCCCGGCCGGGTGCGGGCGCAAGCTCCCTGTACGCTGCAGCGTTATTCGCCAGCGAAAGCGGGGCATGGCAGCAATCTCAAACCCTGCTGTCGCGCGTTTCTCCTGCCAGCCAAACGCCGCAAATGCGCGAGCTGGCACTGCGCGTGAACACCAATCTACAAATGGCGACAGCTGAACGCTATCTGGCGCAGGGTAACTCAGTGGCAGCGGCGAACACGCTTAAAACGCTGTCGGCGCGTCCGCCGGAAAGCCCGGCAGATGCGGGCAAACTGGCGCGAATGTTGGCGCAAAGTGGTGACCTCACTACCGCGGTGTCGGTGGTGCGCAGCAATATGCGTGAGGGCGTAAAGGGGAACGCGGGTGATTATGCCGATCAGGTGGCGGTGCTGAATCAGGCCGGGCTGAATGGTGAAGCGCAGAGTTTCCTCTCGAATCCAGAACTGTTGTCGCGCAGCACCCCAACGCAGCTTGCGGGCGTGCGAAACGGCTATGTGATCAACGAAGCGGATCAGCTCCGCGAGCAGGGCAACTATGCGGCGGCGTATGACAAGCTGATTCGCGCCCTGCAAAGCGATCCGCAAAATACCGATCTGATGTTTGCGATGGCGCGTCTGTATCAGACCGGCAAAATGAACAAAGAAGCGGGCGTGGTTTACGACTACCTGATGACCCGCGACACGCCAACTCAGGATGCTCGCGTGGGCGCAATCGACGTGGCGCTGGCCGAAGATAACGTGGTCAAAGCGAAACAGCTCGCCAACGGCCTGCAAAGCGATACTTCGCCGCAGCGTCTGATTTTGCTGGCACGCCTGGAAGAGGCGCAGGGCAATCATCAGCAGGCGATGACGTATCTGCGCAGCGCGCGCGGCAAGCTGCTGGGTCTGCAGTCGACCAACAGCTCTGCCACGCCGACCATGGGAGGTTTATTGCTGGCGGATAACCCGTTCATGACCACCAGCCGTTCGTCACAAGCGGTGGGCGCGACAACGTCCAGCGACAGCGCATTGCCGTGGCAACTGGCGCAAACCGCACGCGAGCCGGGCACCACGCTGCCGGGCACGACGCGTACCGATTTGCCGCAGGAGACTGTCCAAAGCCGCACGCTGCGCCAGGTTGATGACATGATGCAGCGGATGGATGAGCAGACCGGCATGTGGCTGCAAGGTGGAGTCGAGGTGCGCGGTCGTGACGGTGAATCGGGCACCAGCAAACTGACCGAAGCCAAAGCGCCGCTGACCTGGTCCAGCTCGCCGTTTGGTGAATCGCGCTTCGAGTTTACCGCGACACCGGTGACGTTGAGTGCGGGCAGTGCCAGCGGTGACGCCTGGCGTCGTTACGGTACCAATCCGCTGGCAAATGCGCTCAGCAACGTCAGTACGGCAGTGAAGGCCGCGCTCAATGACAACGTTAATGGACCGGCATTTACCGATCTTAGCGCCTATCAAGACGCGTCGAATTTCACGCCGTTCACTGAGCCTGGCTATGAGCGTTTTGATCGCTTGCTGAATTCTCCGCAACTTACCGCGCTGAGCCAGTCGACTTATAAGCCCAATTCCGGCGAGAAGATCTCGGAGTCAACCGACTCGCAAAAAGCCAACGGCGTTGAGCTAAACATGGCGTTGAGCGGCAAAGACTACAAGCTGGATATCGGCAGCACTCCGCTGGGACAGGATCTCAGCACGCTGGTGGGCGGCGTGAAATGGTCGCCGAAGCTCACGAATTATCTGTCGGTCATTCTGACGGGGGAACGACGAGCCGTGACCGACAGCCTGCTTTCTTACGTGGGAATGAAGGATAAATATTCCGGCGAAACCTGGGGACGGGTGACCAAAAACGGCGGCACCGCGCAGCTGAGCTTCGATGACGGCGATGCCGGTTTTTACGTCGGCGGTGGTGGTTACAGCTATCTGGGCGAGAATGTTGCAAGCAATACCAGCATCAACGCCAATGCGGGTGTGTATGTGCGTCCGTATCACGACGATTTCCGTCAGGTGCAAACCGGGATCAGCATTGGCTGGATGGATTTCTCGAAAAACCTTAGCCAGTTCACGATGGGTCAGGGCGGCTATTTCAGCCCGCAAAACTACGTTAGCGTCTCGCTGCCTGTCGATTATTCGCAGAAGTTTGATAACTGGAAACTGAATCTCGGCGGCTCCGTGGGCTATCAGTCATACAGCCAGGACAGCAGCGATTACTTCCCGGACAGCCCTGACGGCCAGAAAGCGTTAGAAACGCTGGCGGATCTTGGGTTTACCAAAGAGGCCCAATACAAAGGTACGTCCGAAAGTGGGATCGGCTATACGATGCGTGCTGGCGTGGATTACAACGTCAACAAAGACATGACCATCGGCGGCAAAGTGGGTTATGACACCTTTGGCAGCTATAACGAAAGTACGGCGGGGCTCTATTTCCGCTACATGCTGGGAGACAAATAA
- the birA gene encoding bifunctional biotin--[acetyl-CoA-carboxylase] ligase/biotin operon repressor BirA, with the protein MRDNTVPLTLINILADGEFHSGEQLGERLGMSRAAINKHIQTLRDWGVDVFTVPGKGYSLPEPIQLLDEDVIRSQLKQGKVTVLPVIDSTNQYLLERINELNSGDSCVAEYQQAGRGRRGRKWFSPFGANLYLSMFWRLEQGPAAAIGLSLVIGIVIAEVLHDLGADKVRVKWPNDLYLNDRKLAGILVEMTGKTGDAAQIVIGAGLNMVMRNVQTDVVNQGWITLQEAGVTIDRNTLAVRLIKELREALTLFEQDGLSPFLSRWEKLDNFINRPVKLIIGDKEIFGTSRGINAQGALLLEQEGIVKPWVGGEISLRSAE; encoded by the coding sequence GTGAGAGATAATACCGTTCCATTAACGCTGATCAACATTCTTGCTGATGGTGAATTTCACTCGGGCGAGCAACTGGGCGAGCGCCTGGGCATGAGTCGTGCGGCGATCAATAAACACATTCAGACCCTGCGCGACTGGGGCGTTGATGTTTTCACGGTACCCGGAAAAGGCTATAGCTTGCCGGAACCTATTCAGCTACTGGATGAGGACGTCATTCGCAGCCAGTTGAAGCAGGGAAAAGTGACCGTTCTGCCCGTTATTGATTCCACAAATCAGTATTTACTAGAACGTATCAATGAACTGAACTCTGGTGACAGCTGCGTTGCTGAGTACCAGCAGGCCGGTCGGGGACGTCGAGGGCGCAAGTGGTTCTCACCGTTTGGCGCAAATCTCTATCTCTCAATGTTCTGGCGTCTTGAGCAAGGTCCGGCTGCCGCCATCGGTTTAAGTCTGGTGATCGGTATTGTGATTGCCGAAGTGCTTCACGACTTGGGCGCTGATAAAGTCCGCGTAAAATGGCCTAACGACCTCTATCTGAACGATCGGAAACTTGCAGGTATTTTGGTCGAAATGACGGGGAAAACCGGGGATGCTGCGCAGATCGTGATCGGTGCGGGTCTTAATATGGTCATGCGCAACGTGCAGACGGATGTGGTCAATCAGGGCTGGATCACGCTGCAGGAAGCGGGCGTAACTATTGATCGTAATACCCTCGCTGTTCGCCTTATTAAAGAATTACGTGAGGCGTTAACCCTCTTTGAGCAAGACGGGCTGTCACCGTTCCTGAGTCGTTGGGAAAAACTAGATAATTTTATCAACCGCCCGGTGAAACTGATTATTGGTGATAAGGAAATCTTTGGCACCTCACGTGGTATCAATGCTCAAGGTGCTCTCCTGCTCGAACAGGAAGGTATTGTGAAGCCGTGGGTTGGTGGCGAAATTTCACTGCGAAGCGCAGAATAA